The Acidobacteriota bacterium nucleotide sequence ATGGTCATCCAGGCCGGCGACCTCCTCCTGGCGAGGGGGAACGTCGGGAACATCGCTCAGCTCAGCGAGGTGGCGCATCTCGAAGTCGTCAAGCCGAAAGACGATCTCCTAATCGAGGAGTCGGTCGAGAAGGAGGAGGAGGTCCGGCTCGTCGAGCTGATCGTGCCTCCTCGCTCTCCGGTCATCGGCCGGACGCTCAAGCAGCTCGCTTTTCGAGCCAGGTACGGCGTCCCGGTCCTCGGAATTCAGCGCCATGGAGTCGTCATCCGGGACCATCTTGCGGACGTCGGCCTTCGTTCGGGCGATACGCTGCTCGTGGAAGCGGCTCCGACCGCGCTGCGCGAGCTTTATGATTCGGACGATCTGGCAGTCATGAGCGCCGTCAATCCCCCGACCCGGCGGACTTCCAAGATGAAAATCGCCAGCCCGATCATGGTCGGAGTCGTCGTTCTCGCGGCCTTCGAGATCCTGCCAATCGTCGTGAGCGTAATGGTCGGCGTCGTCGCCATGTTCCTGACCGGCTGCATCCGTCCAGAAGAGGCATACGAGGATATCGACTGGATGGTTCTGGTTCTGCTCGGTTCGATCATCCCTCTCGGCATCGCGATGCAGAACAGCGGCACTTCGGCTCTGATCGCCGAACAGTTCCTCGCCCTCAGCTCCGGGTTCGGGCCATACGGGGCTCTGGCCGCTTTCTACCTCCTGGCATCGCTGCTGACCGCGGTGATCAGCAACAATGCCGCTGCCGTGGTTCTGACTCCCGTTGCAATTTCGGCCGCCCTCACTCTCGGCGTTTCTCCGATGCCCTTCGTGATCGCCATGATGTTCGCCGCCTCGAACAGCTTCATGACACCCATCGGATATCAGACCAACACGTTCATCTACGCCCCCGGCGGCTATCGCTTTTCCGACTTCGTCCGGGTCGGCGCTCCTTTGAACGTCCTGATGATCATTGCAGCGACATTTGTGATTCCCCGCTTCTTTCCCTTCTGAGGCGTGTCTGACGGTCCAGAGGGTGAGTGGCCTCGATCGGTCTCCAGATCAGAGCCGGGTTCAGCATTTCAGCTGCGCCTCGTTGGCGCGCCAGAGTCCGTGAGAGCTCGAAATTCCGCTGGACGAAGGAGCTTCCGATACCAGTAGAGCCCCACGTCACGGCCGAAAGCCCACGTCCTCATCGGTCCCGAGCTGATCCGATTGATCAGGCGGAACCGGGCGGTTTCCCCTTCGCGGACTCGTCTGCTCAGCTGGTCATCGAAAGCGCGCCTCGCGGCTTCGTAAACTTCGATGTCGATCGCGTTGAGCTCGGCGATTCGATCCCTGTGGCGGGCATCGAGCTCGAAGCCCGGCCTGAAGGTACTCTCGTTCCTCGAGTAATAAAGCGGGAGCGACCAGCTGAAGAGCTCCGAGAACATCAGCACGCTCTGATCGAACTTCTCCTGGAGTCCGAAGGCGGCGACTCTCCCGAACAGGTTTTCCAGCGCCCGCTCGCGAGCCTCGGAAGCTTTCATCCGGTCGAGCCGCTCGGAAGCTGTGATCGAGCCGCGATTGATCAGCATTTTCGTCTGGAGGTTCGAAAGCTCGCCGCCGGATCCGGACAGGAATCGGTCGAGATCGAATGACTCGGGAGGGAAGTCTCGCAGCAGATAGGCGCTCTTTCCTTCCGCGACGTGCTGGCAGAACGACCGGACCCGCGCAATCGGATCCCGGAGAAAGGTGATGATCGAGGCCGCGTCAGGGCCGGGGAGGCCGGTCTCGATCGGGGCGTGGCCCGTGAAAAGCCGGATTGCCTTCCGTTCTGCGGCCCGCATCGACTCGAGACGTGCAGCGTCCGCCGCGACATTCCCGGACAGATCGAAGGTTCGCGCTCGATGATACTGCCGCCCGAGGATGGAGAGAAAGGTCGTCCCCGCCGTCTTCGGGATATGCATGAATCTCAGTGGCCGTTGCGACACGACCGTCAATCTACAACATGGATCGTGGGGGAGGGCGGGGCTGTCGCCCGCTGAAGCGGGCTCGACGATTGAGGGTGCCACGTTACTGTCCCCCGGCTGAAGCCGGGGGCTAAGATCTGGCGCCGCCTTTCGGCGGCTTCGTCAGCTGCGTCGGATTCGAGGTGTATAGGATCTGGCGCCGCCTTTCGGCGGCTCCGTCAGCTTCGTTCAATTCGATCGCACCTGAAACGACCCTCCGGTCTTGTTAGATTCTGTCGCCGGGTGCGCTGTCGCGAAACCGCGCGATGATCGAGTCATTGCCAGCCCCGCGGTCCTCGGGCGACAGAACGTCGAGCCCCTCAAAGATGTTGAATATCGCTAGATCTCCACTTCCGGTCAGCCCGCTCCGCGGGCGGAAGACCTTAGCCCCCGGCTTCAGCCGGGGGTTAGGGGCCGCGTCCCAAAGAATGTCGAGCCCGCTTCAGCGGGCGACAGATCCTGGCCGTGAGCGGTGCCATGGGATCGCCATCATTTCGACCCGATCTTTCCCGAAACTCCTGATTCCATTCCCCGTATGATTGAGTGGAATGTCAGAGAACGCGATCGAAGTCCGAAATCTCGAGAAGGTATATACCGGCGCGCTGGGACGTCAAAAGGTCCGCGCCATCGAGGACATCTCCTTCGAGGTCGCCCGCGGGGAGGTCTTCGGCCTCCTCGGAGCGAACGGCGCCGGAAAGACGACGACCGTCAAGATTCTTCTCGATCTCACACGAGCCACCCGGGGGGAGGCCTACATTCTGGGACAGTCGACGCGAGAGCCCGAAAGTCGCCGGCGCGTCGGTTATCTTCCTGAAGGCCATCGCTTCCCCAGCTATCTGACCGCCCGCGCGACTCTCGGGATCTTCGGAAAGATGTCCGGGATGAGCCCGGGAGAGGTACGCGCGCGGATACCGATCCTTCTCGAGGAAGTCGGCATCGAGCAGTGGGCCGACGTGAAAGTGAAGAAGTTCTCGAAAGGGATGACGCAGCGGCTCGGGCTCGCCACGGCAATGATTCACGATCCCGACGTCCTCTTTCTCGACGAGCCCACAGATGGCGTCGATCCCGTTGGACGCCGTGAGATCCGCGACATTCTGCAGGCCCAGGCCCGCGCCGGAAAGACGATCTTCCTCAACTCGCATCTGCTGTCGGAGATCGAGCTGATGTGTGACCGGGTCGCGATGCTGCGGGGTGGGAGGATCGCTGCCATCGGATCCGTCGCCCAGCTCACCAGCGGCGGCTCGGCATACCGCCTCGTCGCCACTCAGATGGAACGCGTGCCTGATGCTCTCACCGCCGACGGCGCCGAGTACCTCCGCCAGAATGGCCACTTCGTCGTCACCGTGGACGGGGCACAGCATCTCAATCGGCTCATCGACAGGCTTCGATCGAACGAGGTCGAGCTCCTCGAGGTGACACCGATGAAGTCGTCACTCGAAGACGTATTCGTCGACCTGGTCAGGCTGGACAAGATCGGGGCATCCGAGGTGAAACGATGAGACCACTGCTCGCAAATGTCGAGGAGGTGTTCCGGGAAGCCGCGGCGCGGTGGACACTGATCGCGTACTTCATTCTCTCCTCTCTCTTCATTCTTCTCTTCTCGGCGGCGGTGAATCTCGACATCGTCGATGGCGCACTCGCCAGCGTTTCGCTGTTCGGAAACGAGGCGATCGTGGGACCGGACGAGCTCTCTCTCGAGAAGCTGATGATCGGCTTCGAGTCCGGATTCTCCGCGATCATCTTCATCGTCTCGGTCTTTCTCGCGATCTTTGCCACGGCGCATCTCGTCCCCAGACTCCAGGACAAGGGGACGGTCGACCTCTATCTTTCACGTCCGGTCGGTCGTGTACCCGCTCTGCTCTATCGGTACATCGCGGGTCTGCTGCTCGCCGGAATCAACGTCGTCTATCTGATCGGGACGATCTGGCTGGTCCTCGGATGGAAGACGGGAGTGTTTCATCTGCGCTTTCTCGGGAGTGGTCTCGTGATCATGCTCGTGATCGCGATCCTTCTCGCGTTCACGTTTCTCGTCGGCACTGTGACCTCTTCCACGGGCGTCTCGATCATGTCGAGCTACGCGCTCTACTTCATCACCGTGATTCTCTCGGCTCACGACAAGATCGCGGCCGCCGTTTCGTCGGAGGTGACGGCGAACATCATCAACGGGCTGTACTGGACTCTGCCGAAGCTCGTCGAGTTGCAGGGGGCGACCATCGCCCTCGTGGCAGCCGGGCAGGCGCCCGAGGAAGTATCCAAATTTTTGACCCTGTCTCCCTTCATGACCTCATCGGTGTTCGGTGTGGCATGTCTGGCGATCGCATGCGTTCACTTCAGCAGAAAGGAGTTTTGAATGAAACTCACAAAACAACTCGCGCTCGTCGTTCTTCTGGTTGCGGCGGCTCTCCCGCTTCATGCGGGAAATCCTCTCGACCTCGTTCCCGCCGATGCCGTGGTGGTGGCTCACGTCGACGTGGAGAGTCTCGCGTCGAGCCCGCTGACCCGGAGTGCCTTCGAGAAAACCGACTCGATCACGACCGACGGAGAGACGGAAGCCTTTCTGAAGGAAGCAGGGCTCGACCTCCGAAGGGACGTTCGCGAGATCTTTTTCGCGATGACTCCGGCGAAGCACGAAGAAGGAGAAGGCTCGGTTCTTCTGATCGTCGGCGGCACGTTCAGCCCCCAGCGCCTCCAGTCCGCCACGATTCGCAATGGAGAGCTCGAGCTTCGCAGCTGGGCCGGACAGACCTATTTCGTCGGACCGAGCGAGGATGACGAGAGCTTCGCCGTTGCCTACCTCGACTCCTCGACGACGATCATCGGTTCCGAGGAACTGGTCACGGCCGCACTGACGGCAGCCCGTGGCGCCGGTACGGATTTCATGGCCTCCTCACCCCTGGGGCTCGAGATGTCCCGGGTCGACCCGGATGCGACCGCCTGGCTGATCGTCGACGTGCCCCGCGCCCAGAAGCTCGGCGGCGAAGCCTCCGCAAAACTGGCAAACGAGGTCAAGCTCGGCCAGTCGCTCCGGTATGTCTCGACGATCGCTCTCTGGGCGACCGACAGGGGAGGCGAAGCGCTCGAGCTCGCCGGGCTCGCAGTCTCGAGCGACCACGAGACGCTGCTGCTCATCGAAGACAGCCTCCGCGGGATGACCGCGATGTGGCGTCTGGCGGTGCGTGACGAAAAGCCGGAATGGCTTCCCATCATCCGGAGCTTCGACATCGATTCGAACCAGGACAGCGTCTGGATACGAGGAACCGTCCCGGCGGATCTGCTCCCGACGGGCGAAGAGCTCGCGGCGAAGCGCTAGAAAGCTGAATCTGAGGGCTCGGGAGCGAGCGATCGCTTCCGACCCTCGACTTTCGCATCCTCGTGAATCTCCAGACGCCGTGAGCGAACCCCATGCGCCGCCCATCCTACCGTCCCGGTCATCCGAGCGATTGATCGACGCTACGCGCCGCTGAAGCGGAAATGAACGCGAGAGCGCCGGGGAGGGGGTGATTTGGGCCGGCGCTTCGCTGGGCCTGACTGTACTCCTTCCGGAGGTCCCTCACGCCCCGCCCACCGATACTCTGGATCGGAACGTATCCGCAAGCTCGCCGCGTCTGGCTTCGAATGCCGCAGATTACAACGGACCAGACGCCGGCATTTGACGCTTCGACACACATCCTTCCCCGCCTCGGTCGTCCCGAACGGTACGTCGGGATGATGCGGTCACTTCACAGATCTCCCCGCCCCGTCATCCCGAGCGTGCGGTCGGGCGGGGGGCGAGGGATCTCTCATGGAAGTACAGTCAGACCAAGCGGAGCGCTGGCAGTACTGTCAGTTCAACAGGAGGGTTGTTAGGTGCCGGAAGAGGAATCGAGGACCGGCTTAATCCCGGCGTCCAATTACGACGTTTCGAAGAACGCCTCGCTACTTCCTCAACTCGGCTCGATCTTTTCGAGATCCCGGCGAGCTGGGCCGTTGCGAACGCTCCCGAGCGGATCGAATCTCGAGCCGTGGCACGGGCAGTCCCAGCTCGCTTCCGCCTGATTCCACCGAACGTCGCATCCGAGATGAGGGCAGATGGTCGAGAGGAGGTGGAGCGCGCCGGAATCGTCGCGATAGGCGGCCGTCTTCTTCCCGTCCACCTTTACGATTCGACCCTCCCCCTTCGGAATCGCGTCGACCGAGTCCGCTGAGACGTTGACGTTCGTCAGCCGATCGGGAAGAAGGTGACGGGGATACTCCAGATTTCCCGTAATGAACCGTTTCAGCGCTCTCAGTTCGATTCTCTTCGGGCTCAGAAGCTTTTCCATCGGATGGAATTCACCGGTGACGAGACTCGCGATGAGCCGGGCAGAAGTCGTACCCATCGTGAACCCCTGACCTGCGTAGCCAGTCGCCACGAAAACGTGCTCCGCTCCGGGGTTGCGCCCGGCGTACGGCAGCCCATCCGGAGTTTCGATCACCTGGCCCGACCACTGATGCGTCATTCGCCGTTCGCCGAAGCGCTCGGTCGCGTAACGGTGGAGGTTCTCGAAATGGACAGCGGTCTCGGTCTCGGTTCCCGTCCGGTGATCCTCACCGCCGACGATCAGAAAACGTCCCTCCGAGGTCTCCTGGGTCCTGATGTAGTGGTAGGGCGACATTGTGTCGAAGAACAGTCCGGCGGGATCGTCGTTCGAGGCGGGAAGCGCGATCGCATACGTCCGGTAAGCGTACAGCCGCGTCTGGAGCAGGATACGGTTGATCACCGGAACGTTGGTCGCGACGACGACGTCGGTCGCTTCGATCCGGCCACCGTTGTCGAGCTCGACGAAGCACGGGCGGCCGTCCTCCACCTTCACGACCTTCGAGTCCCCGAACAAACGGCAACCATTTTTCCGAAGGTCCGCGATCAGCGCATGGAGAAACTCCAGGGGATGAAACTTCCCCTGGTCGTGATACTGAACCGCGCCGCGGTTGCCGAAGGGAAGGGGAGCGCGTTCAACGAAACTGCATCGGAGCCCCGCCTCCTCGGAGGCCGCGTGCTCCCGGCGAAGCGACTCCACGTCATCCTCAGATTCCGTATACAGCCAGCCGTCGACGCGCTCGAAGCGGCCCGCTCCGAGGCTTCGGCTGCGGCGTTCGAGCCAGTCGATCGCAGATTCGCTCGCGCTTGCGATGAGGGAGGCGGCTTCACGCGAGATCTTCCTCGAAATCGTGTCGTAGCCTCGATCGAAAGCGGAGGTGAGATGGGCGGTCGTGTGGCCGCTCTCGCCGGCGCCCGGGCGAAGCATGTCGACCACGATGACCTTCTTTCCGGCCGCGGTCAGAAGATCTGCAGCGGCAAGGCCGGTGATCCCGCCACCGACGATGACGACGTCGGCCGAGTCATGCCCTTCGAACCGCGTAAATGCCGGACTTTCTGTACTCGAGAACCAGAGCGACCTGCTCATCGGCGGCGTATCCTCCCGCCCGCCGGTTGTGCAAGGAGCGCTCCCTCCGGTTCAGGACTCCGTCATCGCCTCGAAGAGCCGCTCCACATCTTCGCGACGGCACAGCTCGGTGCCGGGAGTCATCACTGCTGCGGCGCCGGCTGCGACTCCGAATCTTGCCGCATCATCGATGGTCATCTCCCGGGCGAGACCGAGGACGAGTCCGGCAACGGTGCTGTCTCCGGCTCCGACGGTGCTGACGATCCTCACCGTGGGAGCCGTGATCCTCTGCTGGCCATCGGGCGTGACGAGAATGGCTCCCGCCCTTCCGAGCGAGATCAGGAGATTCCCGACCTGACCTCCATCGACGAGCTCGCGTGCGGCCGCCTCGATCGAAGGGCCCTCGAGACCCTCGTCGCCGACCAGCGAGCGAAACTCTCCCAGGTTCGGCTTCAGAAACCACGCTCCGCGCCCGAGGGCATGCCTGAGGGCATCCCCCGAGGTGTCCACGATGGTCCGGGCGCCGATGGCAGATCCGGCTTCGGCAAGCCTGCCATAGAAGTCCGCCGGTATTCCGGGCGGAAGGCTGCCGCTCGCAACGATGTAATCGGGTACAGGCTCGAACATTCCGATTCGTTCGAGAAGCGATTCCGCCTCCGCGGATTCGAAACGCGCTCCGGGAAGAATGAACCGATACTGCTGCTCGCCGGCCTGATCGAATACGTGAAAGTTCTCTCGTGTCTCTCCGGCGACCCTGATGGCGAGGGACTCGATTCCTTCACGGTCGATCAGCTCCCCCAGCGCTTCTCCGTTCCTTCCACCGGCCGCGAACATCGCGGTCGCCCGGCCACCCAGCTTGTGAACCGCCCGAGCGACGTTGATCCCTCCGCCGCCAGCTTCCATGAGCGGCTCGGCACATCGATTCTTCCGCTCCGGACGAACATGAGCCGCCTCGGTATGGATATCGACCGCGGGGTTCAGTGTCAGCGTGAGAATGGTCTTGCTCTGCATGGAGTAAGTTCAGAAGCAGTCAAGATCCGTACCGGACGGCGTCATCCCCGCCGGGGAGAGCAATCCGACAGGCGTGGGAGAAGCCTCCGCCATGCGAGGCTCACGTGGGGGTCGGCTCTCCAGAGCCGACTCGCGGGGGGCTCCAGCTCCCCGCAAGCCGGATACGCCGCAGATCGATTGTCGTGAACGCTGAACCTTTCGAGTTTACCCGCGTTGAATGCGTGGGGTCTTCCTGGCGGGAGCATGCTTGCGGAGCCCTCCGCGAGTCGGGGCTGGAGCCCCGACCCCCTGGAGCTCGGCGTGATCCGACGAAGAAGCCAGAATGATCGGCGCACTCACGTGACGGGCTTCGCCTGAAACGGGATAATCTGCGCCGGTCGGTCCCGCGCCGGGCTCGACCCCGCTCGAATGCAGCCATCCGAATCCCAGAACGTGACCTCGGCAGCGCCCGGACCGATCGTCGGGACGCGTCGGCAGCCTCGAGCCGTCGTGGCACTGCTTCTCCTCGCCATCCTGACGACATGGATCTCTCCATTCACCCGCGAGCTTCTCATCGGCGACGAAACAAAATACACACGCGTACTCCACGAGACCCTCGAATCGGGCGGCTGGATGGTGCTCCGCCTCGGAGGTGAGCCCTACGCACACAAGCCGCCCGTCCATTTCTGGATGCTCGGCGTTCTTTCGTTCACCTTCGGACAGGAATCGATTTTCACCTTTGTCCTCCCCTCGCTCGTCGCATTCATCCTGACGATTGTCGTCATCGGGAAGGCGACGGCCTCGATTACGGGGGGAAGAGGGGCGGTCGCCACGGCAGTCTTCGCGTCCTTCTGGCTCGCCTGGGTTCTCGCCCAAACGGCGCGCATGGATCACAGCTTCACGTTGCTCATCACGCTCGGTGCGATCGCGATCTTCGGGGCGCTCCATCGTGGCTGGCGGTGGGGCCTCATCGTGGCCGCCGTCTGCGGCGGCCTCGCGATCCTCGTCAAGGGACCGATGGCCGGCATCATTCTGATCTTTCTCTACGGGCTCGAATCGATCCGGCTGCGACGAAGACCGCGGCGAATCGCCGCCGGGGCGCTCCTGATCCTGATCGTGATCCCATTGCTCTGGCTCATCCCTGCGATCACCATCGGCGGGGCCGGCTACGGTGAAGATCTCCTCGTCAAACAGAGCCTCGGGCGGGCATTCGGCTCGTGGGTGCACGCCTCGCCGCCGTGGTTCTACATTCTCCACTTTCCGATCGACTTCATGCCGTGGTTCCCGCTCGTCGGCGCCGGACTCTGGAACGCCTGGCGAGTGCGACGAGAAGATTCCGGCGGGGGCTTCCTCCTTTCATGGTTCGCAGCCGTCTTCGTGCCCTACTCGGTGATCAGCGGAAAGCTCGACGTCTACATGCTTCCGGCGCTCGTTCCTGCGGCGATGCTGGTGGAGAGGGAAGTGCGGGCGCTCGGCGCACGAGCGCGCAACTGGATGCTCGGCGTTGCGTGCGTTTTGTTCGCGCTCTTCGTGATCGTGACCGTGGGAGTTCCGTTCCTCCCTCGCTCGAATCCCGATTTTGCGGACATCTCCAGACTCCTCCCGGGATGGATCTGGGCGGGCACCGGTTCTGTGGTTCTCCTCATCCTCGCTGCCACATGGCGGACGAGCTCGATCCCGCGGTTTCTCCTCGGAATCGGCGCGATCGCGATCGTCCCCCTGATCGCCCTGACATTGTTCGGAGCCCCTGCGCTCAACGAGACCTCGTCAACCCGGCCGCTGATCTCCGAGCTCGAATCGACGGGCGTCGAGCCGGATCGGATTGCGCTCTACTGGACGCCGCATCTATGGGCGAAGGGGATGAACCCCGACTTTCACCGCGTGCGCTACGCAGCACCCTCCGAGCTCGAGTCACCTCCCGAGATCGTGGCGGTGCGGCGGGATCATGCTGACGAGATCGCCGCGGCGCTCGCCGCCTATGATGAAATCTCTACCATCCGTCTCGACTCG carries:
- a CDS encoding ABC transporter ATP-binding protein, translated to MSENAIEVRNLEKVYTGALGRQKVRAIEDISFEVARGEVFGLLGANGAGKTTTVKILLDLTRATRGEAYILGQSTREPESRRRVGYLPEGHRFPSYLTARATLGIFGKMSGMSPGEVRARIPILLEEVGIEQWADVKVKKFSKGMTQRLGLATAMIHDPDVLFLDEPTDGVDPVGRREIRDILQAQARAGKTIFLNSHLLSEIELMCDRVAMLRGGRIAAIGSVAQLTSGGSAYRLVATQMERVPDALTADGAEYLRQNGHFVVTVDGAQHLNRLIDRLRSNEVELLEVTPMKSSLEDVFVDLVRLDKIGASEVKR
- a CDS encoding SLC13 family permease, producing MTTPIILTLTILLITVGLFVWNRLRIDVVGLVSLTLVSVTGLVTPAEALSGFSNEAVLTVAGMFVLSAALLRTGLVDALGRWFMRTAGESELRALVVGLAIVIPLSAFLNNTPIVLVMVPVMLTLARKRGIAPSRLLMPVSFASQLGGTTTLIGTSTNLLVAGLALQLGLPRIRLFDMTLPALIITGIGVVYLLTLGRKLLPTRSVGHGLIETYELRDYLTTLRVHEDSPLAGRSLRDSKFGENLGLQVVAIDRGDQRIHAVRGGMVIQAGDLLLARGNVGNIAQLSEVAHLEVVKPKDDLLIEESVEKEEEVRLVELIVPPRSPVIGRTLKQLAFRARYGVPVLGIQRHGVVIRDHLADVGLRSGDTLLVEAAPTALRELYDSDDLAVMSAVNPPTRRTSKMKIASPIMVGVVVLAAFEILPIVVSVMVGVVAMFLTGCIRPEEAYEDIDWMVLVLLGSIIPLGIAMQNSGTSALIAEQFLALSSGFGPYGALAAFYLLASLLTAVISNNAAAVVLTPVAISAALTLGVSPMPFVIAMMFAASNSFMTPIGYQTNTFIYAPGGYRFSDFVRVGAPLNVLMIIAATFVIPRFFPF
- a CDS encoding ABC transporter permease, which encodes MRPLLANVEEVFREAAARWTLIAYFILSSLFILLFSAAVNLDIVDGALASVSLFGNEAIVGPDELSLEKLMIGFESGFSAIIFIVSVFLAIFATAHLVPRLQDKGTVDLYLSRPVGRVPALLYRYIAGLLLAGINVVYLIGTIWLVLGWKTGVFHLRFLGSGLVIMLVIAILLAFTFLVGTVTSSTGVSIMSSYALYFITVILSAHDKIAAAVSSEVTANIINGLYWTLPKLVELQGATIALVAAGQAPEEVSKFLTLSPFMTSSVFGVACLAIACVHFSRKEF
- a CDS encoding glycosyltransferase family 39 protein; this translates as MALLLLAILTTWISPFTRELLIGDETKYTRVLHETLESGGWMVLRLGGEPYAHKPPVHFWMLGVLSFTFGQESIFTFVLPSLVAFILTIVVIGKATASITGGRGAVATAVFASFWLAWVLAQTARMDHSFTLLITLGAIAIFGALHRGWRWGLIVAAVCGGLAILVKGPMAGIILIFLYGLESIRLRRRPRRIAAGALLILIVIPLLWLIPAITIGGAGYGEDLLVKQSLGRAFGSWVHASPPWFYILHFPIDFMPWFPLVGAGLWNAWRVRREDSGGGFLLSWFAAVFVPYSVISGKLDVYMLPALVPAAMLVEREVRALGARARNWMLGVACVLFALFVIVTVGVPFLPRSNPDFADISRLLPGWIWAGTGSVVLLILAATWRTSSIPRFLLGIGAIAIVPLIALTLFGAPALNETSSTRPLISELESTGVEPDRIALYWTPHLWAKGMNPDFHRVRYAAPSELESPPEIVAVRRDHADEIAAALAAYDEISTIRLDSKEIDVYRRR
- a CDS encoding FAD-dependent oxidoreductase, with translation MSRSLWFSSTESPAFTRFEGHDSADVVIVGGGITGLAAADLLTAAGKKVIVVDMLRPGAGESGHTTAHLTSAFDRGYDTISRKISREAASLIASASESAIDWLERRSRSLGAGRFERVDGWLYTESEDDVESLRREHAASEEAGLRCSFVERAPLPFGNRGAVQYHDQGKFHPLEFLHALIADLRKNGCRLFGDSKVVKVEDGRPCFVELDNGGRIEATDVVVATNVPVINRILLQTRLYAYRTYAIALPASNDDPAGLFFDTMSPYHYIRTQETSEGRFLIVGGEDHRTGTETETAVHFENLHRYATERFGERRMTHQWSGQVIETPDGLPYAGRNPGAEHVFVATGYAGQGFTMGTTSARLIASLVTGEFHPMEKLLSPKRIELRALKRFITGNLEYPRHLLPDRLTNVNVSADSVDAIPKGEGRIVKVDGKKTAAYRDDSGALHLLSTICPHLGCDVRWNQAEASWDCPCHGSRFDPLGSVRNGPARRDLEKIEPS
- a CDS encoding 1-phosphofructokinase family hexose kinase, with protein sequence MQSKTILTLTLNPAVDIHTEAAHVRPERKNRCAEPLMEAGGGGINVARAVHKLGGRATAMFAAGGRNGEALGELIDREGIESLAIRVAGETRENFHVFDQAGEQQYRFILPGARFESAEAESLLERIGMFEPVPDYIVASGSLPPGIPADFYGRLAEAGSAIGARTIVDTSGDALRHALGRGAWFLKPNLGEFRSLVGDEGLEGPSIEAAARELVDGGQVGNLLISLGRAGAILVTPDGQQRITAPTVRIVSTVGAGDSTVAGLVLGLAREMTIDDAARFGVAAGAAAVMTPGTELCRREDVERLFEAMTES